A part of Streptomyces sp. NBC_01497 genomic DNA contains:
- a CDS encoding DUF58 domain-containing protein, with the protein MPSGGTAPGTASAPAPAPGGPGGREGGLRTALSGLTTRGRAFFAAGAAASVCAYVLGQPDLLRVGLLLIVLPLVCVIVLNRTRYQVAGTRRLTPGRVATASEARVHLRVDNVSRLPTGLLMLQDHVPYVLGPRPRFVLDRVEAGGRREVSYRVRSDLRGRYPLGPLQLRLTDPFGMCELTRSFSSFDTLTVVPRTEPLPPVRLSGDSSGFGDGRLRSLALAGEDDMIPRGYRHGDDLRRVHWRSTARYGELMVRREEAPRRARCTVLLDTRAGAYLGTGPDSAFEWAVSGAASVLAHMMERGYAVRLLTDSGASVPGDGGEGFAGPAHESADSMGLLMDTLAVVDHSKGSVLSPAYDALRGGSEGLLVAFLGDLDEEQAAVVARMRMRSGPAVAFLLDAGTWAPVPGTAAPAGSGAGQRAGQLREAGWSVVRVPPGGALPALWRQAAEAGQGAYAPDAGDPGGAGERAAPGAGGGNDRREGWAAGDRSHPDDGNTGEGGPQDGGRDGSGAAGRAATGGPTGFSGGWS; encoded by the coding sequence ATGCCGTCGGGGGGAACGGCGCCCGGCACCGCATCCGCTCCCGCTCCGGCTCCCGGTGGGCCGGGCGGCCGGGAAGGGGGGCTGCGGACCGCGCTCTCGGGCCTGACGACCCGCGGTCGCGCGTTCTTCGCCGCCGGTGCCGCCGCCTCGGTGTGCGCGTACGTCCTCGGCCAGCCCGATCTGCTGCGGGTCGGTCTGCTCCTGATCGTGCTGCCGCTCGTGTGTGTGATCGTCCTGAACCGCACCCGCTACCAGGTCGCGGGCACCCGGCGGCTGACCCCCGGGCGGGTGGCCACCGCCTCCGAGGCACGGGTGCACCTGCGCGTGGACAACGTGTCACGGCTGCCCACCGGTCTGCTCATGCTCCAGGACCACGTGCCGTACGTACTGGGGCCGCGTCCCCGGTTCGTCCTGGACCGGGTGGAGGCGGGCGGGCGCCGCGAGGTGTCGTACCGGGTCCGTTCCGACCTGCGCGGCCGCTACCCGCTCGGCCCGCTCCAGCTGCGGCTGACCGACCCGTTCGGGATGTGCGAGCTGACCCGGTCCTTCAGCTCCTTCGACACGCTCACCGTGGTCCCGCGCACCGAGCCGCTGCCCCCGGTGCGGCTCTCCGGCGACTCCTCCGGCTTCGGCGACGGCAGGCTGCGCTCGCTGGCGCTCGCGGGTGAGGACGACATGATCCCGCGCGGCTACCGGCACGGCGACGACCTGCGCCGCGTGCACTGGCGCTCGACCGCCCGCTACGGCGAACTGATGGTGCGCCGCGAGGAAGCGCCGCGGCGGGCCCGGTGCACCGTGCTGCTCGACACCCGCGCGGGCGCCTACCTGGGCACGGGGCCGGACTCCGCGTTCGAGTGGGCGGTCTCCGGCGCGGCCTCCGTCCTCGCGCACATGATGGAGCGCGGCTACGCGGTGCGGCTGCTGACGGACTCGGGCGCCTCGGTGCCCGGGGACGGCGGCGAGGGTTTCGCCGGCCCGGCGCACGAGTCGGCCGACTCGATGGGGCTGCTGATGGACACGCTCGCGGTGGTGGACCACTCCAAGGGGTCGGTGCTCTCCCCCGCGTACGACGCGCTGCGCGGCGGATCCGAGGGGCTGCTCGTCGCGTTCCTCGGAGACCTGGACGAGGAGCAGGCGGCGGTGGTCGCGAGGATGCGGATGCGCAGCGGTCCCGCGGTGGCGTTCCTGCTGGACGCCGGCACCTGGGCGCCGGTGCCCGGCACGGCGGCTCCGGCCGGCTCCGGTGCGGGTCAGCGGGCCGGGCAGTTGCGTGAGGCGGGCTGGAGCGTGGTCCGGGTCCCACCCGGGGGCGCGCTGCCCGCGCTGTGGCGCCAGGCGGCGGAGGCCGGCCAGGGGGCGTACGCGCCGGATGCCGGTGACCCGGGCGGCGCCGGGGAGCGGGCGGCTCCCGGCGCGGGCGGCGGCAACGACCGACGGGAGGGCTGGGCGGCGGGCGACCGGAGCCACCCGGACGACGGGAACACGGGCGAGGGCGGCCCGCAGGACGGCGGCCGTGACGGTTCCGGCGCCGCGGGGCGGGCCGCGACGGGCGGCCCCACGGGATTCTCCGGAGGATGGTCATGA
- a CDS encoding beta-class carbonic anhydrase, whose amino-acid sequence MTTSTHSTKEPAVAPADAARGGGTVTDRLIDANARYASSFDDPGMDARPVLRVAVVACMDARIDLHAALGLQLGDCHTIRNAGGVVTDDVIRSLTISQRALGTTSVVLIHHTGCGMQTITEDFRHELELEVGQRPPWAVEAFQDAEQDVRQSIRRVRTSPFLPHVDDVRGFVFDVKSGRLAEVTAD is encoded by the coding sequence ATGACGACCTCGACTCATTCGACCAAGGAGCCCGCGGTGGCCCCGGCGGACGCCGCGCGTGGCGGCGGGACCGTCACCGACCGGCTCATAGACGCGAACGCCCGGTACGCGAGCAGCTTCGACGACCCGGGGATGGACGCCCGTCCCGTCCTGCGCGTGGCCGTCGTGGCCTGCATGGACGCGAGGATCGACCTGCACGCCGCGCTCGGCCTCCAGCTGGGCGACTGCCACACGATCCGCAACGCGGGCGGCGTCGTCACCGACGACGTGATCCGCTCGCTCACCATCAGCCAGCGCGCCCTCGGCACCACCAGCGTCGTGCTGATCCACCACACGGGCTGCGGGATGCAGACCATCACCGAGGACTTCCGGCACGAGCTGGAGCTGGAGGTCGGGCAGCGGCCGCCGTGGGCGGTGGAGGCGTTCCAGGACGCCGAGCAGGACGTACGCCAGTCGATCCGCCGGGTGCGTACCTCGCCGTTCCTGCCGCACGTGGACGACGTGCGCGGTTTCGTCTTCGACGTGAAGTCCGGCCGCCTGGCCGAGGTCACCGCGGACTGA
- a CDS encoding septum formation initiator family protein: MSAAGQGKELRGRAARLAGLLPSGAGSAARTPFVLLVVLLLAGGLITLLLLNSSLNEGSFRLSELKKQTQDLTDEQQALQRDVDDRSAPDALAGRARMLGMVPGGNPAFLEPDGTVLGRPTRAHALPLPALPRPAPTATPAPSGGATPTPGATPSGGAVPSAGATPSGAASATAGATAPGPGGQGVPGGPSLAATATPSTGAPPTAAPPGTAVPLALTGAATTPTTSLGR; this comes from the coding sequence GTGAGCGCCGCCGGCCAGGGCAAGGAGCTGAGGGGCCGCGCAGCGCGGCTCGCGGGGCTGCTGCCGTCCGGGGCCGGCTCGGCGGCCCGCACCCCCTTCGTCCTGCTGGTGGTGCTGCTCCTCGCGGGCGGCCTGATCACCCTTCTCCTGCTGAACTCGTCCCTCAACGAGGGATCGTTCAGGCTGAGTGAGCTGAAGAAGCAGACCCAGGACCTGACGGACGAACAACAGGCCCTCCAGCGCGACGTCGACGACCGGTCGGCGCCCGACGCGCTCGCCGGCCGGGCCCGCATGCTGGGCATGGTGCCCGGCGGCAACCCGGCCTTCCTCGAACCGGACGGGACCGTGCTGGGCAGGCCGACGCGCGCCCACGCGCTGCCCCTCCCGGCGCTGCCCCGCCCGGCCCCCACCGCGACCCCCGCACCCTCCGGGGGCGCCACGCCCACGCCCGGTGCCACGCCGTCCGGCGGTGCCGTGCCGTCGGCGGGCGCCACCCCTTCCGGGGCCGCGTCCGCCACGGCGGGCGCCACGGCGCCGGGCCCCGGCGGGCAGGGCGTGCCGGGCGGCCCCTCCCTCGCGGCCACGGCGACCCCCTCCACGGGCGCGCCCCCCACCGCCGCTCCGCCCGGTACGGCCGTACCGCTCGCGCTGACCGGCGCGGCGACCACCCCCACGACCTCCCTCGGCAGGTGA
- a CDS encoding AAA family ATPase has translation MTTYDDRANPGGPPDPAYARAGEDLTATAERVRASVESVIEGKPEVVRLSLTVLLAEGHLLIEDVPGVGKTMLAKALARSIDCSVRRIQFTPDLLPSDITGVSIFDQQRREFEFKPGAIFAQIVIGDEINRASPKTQSALLESMEERQVTIDGTTYELPSPFMVVATQNPVEMEGTYPLPEAQRDRFMARVSIGYPSSDAELRMLDVHGGISPLDDLQPAAHAADIIKLIDAVRTVHVAEAVRRYAVELVSATRSHPDLRLGASPRATLHLLRAARSAAALSGRDYALPDDVQALAVAVLAHRLLPTAQAQLGRRTAEQVVLEILQHTPVPTADGGHVTGTQAQGGAPFGGRRPGLRRP, from the coding sequence GTGACGACCTATGACGATCGAGCGAACCCTGGGGGTCCCCCCGACCCGGCATACGCGAGGGCAGGGGAGGATCTGACCGCGACAGCGGAACGGGTCCGCGCGTCGGTCGAAAGCGTGATCGAAGGCAAGCCGGAGGTGGTACGGCTGTCTCTCACGGTGCTGCTCGCCGAGGGACACCTCCTGATCGAGGACGTCCCGGGCGTCGGCAAGACGATGCTGGCGAAGGCGCTCGCCCGGTCCATCGACTGCTCCGTCCGGCGCATCCAGTTCACGCCGGACCTGCTGCCCTCGGACATCACGGGCGTGTCGATCTTCGATCAGCAGCGGCGCGAGTTCGAGTTCAAGCCGGGCGCGATCTTCGCCCAGATCGTGATCGGCGACGAGATCAACCGGGCGTCGCCAAAGACCCAGTCGGCCCTGCTGGAGTCGATGGAGGAACGCCAGGTCACCATCGACGGCACGACGTACGAGCTGCCGAGCCCCTTCATGGTGGTCGCCACCCAGAACCCGGTGGAGATGGAGGGCACGTACCCGCTGCCCGAGGCACAGCGCGACCGCTTCATGGCGCGCGTCTCCATCGGCTACCCGAGCAGCGACGCGGAACTGCGGATGCTGGACGTGCACGGCGGGATCTCCCCGCTGGACGACCTCCAGCCCGCCGCGCACGCCGCCGACATCATCAAGCTGATCGACGCGGTCCGCACCGTGCACGTCGCCGAGGCCGTACGCCGGTACGCGGTGGAACTGGTCTCCGCGACGCGCTCGCACCCGGACCTCAGACTCGGCGCGTCGCCCCGTGCGACGCTGCACCTGCTGCGCGCGGCGCGGTCCGCCGCCGCCCTCAGCGGGCGGGACTACGCGCTGCCCGACGACGTACAGGCCCTGGCGGTCGCGGTGCTGGCGCACCGCCTGCTGCCCACGGCCCAGGCGCAACTGGGGCGCAGGACGGCCGAGCAGGTCGTGCTGGAGATCCTGCAGCACACACCCGTACCCACCGCCGACGGCGGCCATGTGACGGGCACACAGGCGCAGGGCGGCGCACCCTTCGGCGGCCGGCGGCCCGGGCTGCGGCGGCCGTGA
- a CDS encoding peptidoglycan D,D-transpeptidase FtsI family protein: MPSQEPPRRRVPRPARPAGGARPGPGGRPGPAKRRTYRPGPPRGPRKLKLGSPKPRLRFVAFGLSLVVLVFAVRLLQVQAVDASAYTTKADQNRVLKSTIAAERGEITDRSGVPLAASDDAYDITADPSMFAPAFSKASDTPERAAALLAPVLGADQANLVKKLRTPNSRYTVLASRQTPQVWNQIKDLKSVLATKAGKDAAAGGPGTNPLAGVFDEESSKRVYPNGDLAAGILGFVNGTGHGAGGIESMLDKQLAGRNGEISYTQSGGRRVPTGSSSEKPAVPGTDVELTIDRDIQWEAQQAIADQVKKSKADRGYVVVQNARTGEVLAMADAPGFDPNDLSTANSANLGNAALQDAYEPGSVAKIMTMSAVLQQKAASPLTHVVVPNRLHRGDRLFHDDIDHATEYLTLNGVLAKSSNIGTIEAAGHLGSTQAQADKVLYSYLTKFGIGQPTGLAFPGETQGLLAKPQDWSTSQQFTIPFGQGLSLNALQAASVYSTIANGGVRVQPTLIKGTRGPDGRFTPTPAPRTNRVVSPATARTVGTMLESVVGNVEGTGTSAQIPGYRVAGKTGTANRVDPKTGSYRGYTASFAGFAPVDKPQITVYCAIQNPTKGSYFGGSICGPIFKKVMEFSLKTLQVPPTGSAPARLPVTFDPGSGH, from the coding sequence GTGCCCTCCCAGGAACCACCGCGCCGCAGGGTGCCGCGCCCCGCACGGCCGGCAGGCGGCGCACGACCGGGTCCTGGCGGCAGGCCGGGGCCCGCGAAGCGCCGCACGTACCGGCCGGGACCGCCGCGCGGACCCCGGAAACTGAAACTCGGCAGCCCGAAGCCGCGGCTGCGGTTCGTGGCGTTCGGCCTCTCGCTGGTGGTGCTGGTCTTCGCCGTACGGCTGCTGCAGGTGCAGGCCGTCGACGCGAGCGCCTACACGACCAAGGCGGACCAGAACCGCGTCCTCAAGAGCACCATCGCCGCGGAGCGCGGTGAGATCACCGACCGTTCCGGCGTGCCGCTGGCCGCCAGCGACGACGCGTACGACATCACGGCGGACCCCTCGATGTTCGCACCCGCGTTCAGCAAGGCGTCCGACACGCCCGAGCGGGCGGCGGCGCTCCTGGCCCCGGTCCTCGGCGCCGACCAGGCGAACCTGGTCAAGAAGCTGAGGACGCCGAACTCCCGTTACACGGTGCTCGCGTCCCGGCAGACGCCGCAGGTGTGGAACCAGATCAAGGACCTCAAGAGCGTCCTCGCCACCAAGGCGGGCAAGGACGCGGCGGCCGGGGGCCCCGGCACCAATCCACTCGCGGGCGTCTTCGACGAGGAGTCCAGCAAGCGGGTCTATCCGAACGGCGATCTCGCCGCCGGGATACTGGGCTTCGTCAACGGGACCGGGCACGGCGCGGGCGGCATCGAGTCGATGCTCGACAAGCAGCTCGCCGGCCGCAACGGTGAGATCTCGTACACCCAGTCGGGCGGGCGCCGCGTGCCCACCGGGAGTTCCAGCGAGAAGCCGGCCGTGCCCGGTACGGACGTCGAGCTGACCATCGACCGCGACATCCAGTGGGAGGCGCAGCAGGCCATCGCCGACCAGGTCAAGAAGTCGAAGGCCGACCGGGGCTACGTCGTCGTGCAGAACGCGCGTACCGGCGAGGTGCTCGCGATGGCCGACGCGCCCGGCTTCGACCCCAACGACCTGTCCACGGCGAACTCCGCGAACCTGGGCAACGCCGCCCTCCAGGACGCGTACGAGCCCGGTTCCGTCGCCAAGATCATGACGATGTCGGCGGTGCTCCAGCAGAAGGCGGCGTCCCCGCTCACCCACGTCGTCGTGCCCAACCGGCTGCACCGGGGGGACCGCCTCTTCCACGACGACATCGACCACGCGACCGAGTACCTCACGCTCAACGGCGTGCTCGCCAAGTCCAGCAACATCGGCACGATCGAGGCGGCGGGACACCTCGGCTCCACCCAGGCCCAGGCCGACAAGGTGCTCTACTCGTACCTGACCAAATTCGGCATCGGACAGCCCACCGGGCTCGCCTTCCCCGGCGAGACGCAGGGGCTGCTCGCCAAGCCGCAGGACTGGTCGACCTCGCAGCAGTTCACCATCCCCTTCGGGCAGGGGCTCTCGCTCAACGCTCTCCAGGCGGCGTCCGTGTACTCCACCATCGCCAACGGCGGTGTACGCGTGCAGCCGACGCTGATCAAGGGCACCCGCGGCCCCGACGGGCGCTTCACCCCGACTCCCGCGCCCCGTACGAACCGCGTCGTCAGCCCGGCGACGGCGCGCACCGTGGGCACCATGCTGGAGTCGGTGGTCGGCAACGTGGAGGGCACGGGCACCTCCGCACAGATTCCCGGGTACCGGGTGGCGGGCAAGACCGGTACCGCCAACCGGGTGGATCCGAAGACCGGCAGCTACCGTGGCTACACCGCCTCCTTCGCCGGTTTCGCCCCCGTCGACAAACCGCAGATCACCGTCTACTGCGCCATCCAGAACCCGACCAAGGGCTCGTACTTCGGCGGCTCGATCTGCGGACCCATCTTCAAGAAGGTCATGGAGTTCTCCCTCAAGACGTTGCAGGTCCCGCCCACCGGGAGCGCGCCGGCGCGACTGCCGGTCACCTTCGACCCGGGATCCGGCCACTGA
- the rsmH gene encoding 16S rRNA (cytosine(1402)-N(4))-methyltransferase RsmH, with product MSERSERHVPVMLQRCLDLLAPALADPGAVVVDCTLGLGGHSEALLATFPAARLIALDRDKEALRLSAERLAPYGDRATLVHAVYDELPEVLKRLSVPRVQGVLFDLGVSSMQLDEAGRGFAYAQDAPLDMRMDQTTGPSAAEVLNTYPPGELVRVLRTYGEEKQAKRIVEAVVKGRAKEPFDRSGRLVELIRDALPQAVKRTGGNPAKRTFQALRIEVNAELSVLQRSIPAAVGSLTVGGRIAVLSYHSLEDRIVKQVLTAGATSTAPPGLPIVPEQYQPRLKLLTRGAEVPPEEEVADNSRAASARLRGAQRIREDAL from the coding sequence ATGAGCGAGCGCAGCGAGCGACACGTACCCGTGATGCTCCAGAGGTGCCTTGACCTGCTGGCCCCCGCACTCGCCGACCCGGGGGCCGTCGTCGTGGACTGCACGCTCGGCCTCGGCGGGCACAGTGAGGCGCTGCTCGCCACCTTCCCCGCGGCACGGCTGATCGCGCTCGACCGCGACAAGGAGGCGCTGCGGCTGTCCGCCGAGCGGCTCGCCCCGTACGGCGACCGGGCGACGCTCGTGCACGCCGTGTACGACGAGCTGCCCGAGGTCCTCAAGCGCCTCTCCGTCCCGCGCGTCCAGGGCGTCCTGTTCGACCTCGGCGTCTCCTCCATGCAGCTGGACGAGGCCGGGCGCGGCTTCGCGTACGCCCAGGACGCCCCCCTCGACATGCGGATGGACCAGACGACGGGCCCGAGCGCGGCCGAGGTCCTCAACACCTACCCGCCGGGCGAGCTGGTGCGGGTCCTGCGCACGTACGGCGAGGAGAAGCAGGCCAAGCGGATCGTCGAGGCCGTCGTCAAGGGGCGGGCGAAGGAGCCCTTCGACCGCAGCGGCCGGCTCGTCGAGCTGATCAGGGACGCGCTGCCGCAGGCCGTCAAGCGCACCGGGGGCAACCCCGCCAAACGGACCTTCCAGGCCCTGCGGATCGAGGTCAACGCCGAACTGTCCGTCCTTCAGCGGTCGATCCCGGCCGCCGTGGGATCGCTCACGGTCGGGGGGCGGATCGCCGTCCTCTCGTACCACTCGCTGGAGGACCGCATCGTCAAGCAGGTGCTGACCGCGGGCGCCACCAGCACCGCGCCGCCCGGCCTGCCGATCGTCCCCGAGCAGTACCAGCCCCGGCTGAAGCTGCTGACCCGGGGCGCGGAAGTGCCGCCCGAGGAGGAGGTCGCGGACAACAGCAGGGCCGCGTCCGCCCGGCTGCGCGGCGCCCAGCGCATCCGGGAGGACGCGCTGTGA
- a CDS encoding transglutaminase TgpA family protein, which produces MSGRGKLTLCALLATLLAACALLPLVNSYLWLLEAALLAGLVSAVGALTRRIPLARTLTVVIQAVLVLLILTVVFARGVAPLGLLPTPEVFQRFSQLLTAGGQDVTRYSIPAPPTEGIKLMLIGGVLIIGLAVDAIAVTFRNAAPAGLPLLALYSVAAGISGGTGSTASWLWFLLAAVGYLSLLLAEGGDRLAQWGRVFGGGAHRPGRPPGAPPQRASAPARTGRRIGVVALGTALVVPLALPTLGGGLLAGIGGGNGSGLGGGGTISAVNPLVSLQDDLNQNDDREALRYRTNAADGQGMYLRIMSLDQFDGTTWRFSQRKVQDVPDSLPTPQGLAPAVPATKIATSITAAPWYRQNYLPMPYPATGVSVKGRWRYEPEGRTLVGDRGQSTRDARYTVESLEVNPTRQQLATAGAPPASLRREYTEVPASLPAVVKKTAQRITAGSRNNYEKAVALQDWFAADGGFTYDTHVNSGTGPDAITRFLKDKRGFCIHFSFTMAAMARTLGIPARVAVGFAPGTPEGDGTVDVGLRDAHAWPELYFQGVGWTRFEPTPSRGSLPAYTLPASPSDPDSGTSTQPAAPESAAPSTAPSASSSCAAQDQRLGECDQAAAQAPVPPSGPGAHGGTWGLIGAGIALVVLIPLLPLLYRTRARSRRLTAGAHLGADPAAPVLAAWRELTDTAWDHGIVPDDARTPRRAAERIVRLGSLDPAAARSAHRLADAVEQVLYAPDPAPRTGLAQDVHRVRAALRASAGRATRLRALLMPRSSVRVVWALSERREALASRWAPQRLLPSAWRRP; this is translated from the coding sequence ATGAGCGGCCGGGGCAAGCTGACGCTGTGCGCGCTCCTCGCCACACTGCTGGCGGCGTGCGCGCTGCTGCCGCTGGTCAACTCGTACCTGTGGCTGCTGGAGGCGGCACTGCTGGCGGGCCTGGTCAGCGCGGTCGGCGCGCTGACGCGCCGGATCCCGCTCGCCCGGACGCTCACCGTCGTGATCCAGGCGGTCCTCGTGCTGCTGATCCTCACGGTCGTCTTCGCCCGGGGCGTCGCGCCGCTCGGCCTGCTGCCGACCCCCGAGGTCTTCCAGCGGTTCTCCCAACTGCTCACGGCCGGGGGTCAGGACGTCACCCGGTACTCGATCCCCGCACCGCCGACCGAAGGCATCAAGCTGATGCTGATCGGCGGTGTGCTGATCATCGGGCTGGCCGTCGACGCGATCGCGGTGACCTTCCGCAACGCGGCTCCCGCCGGGCTGCCGCTGCTCGCGCTGTACTCGGTGGCCGCGGGCATCTCGGGCGGCACCGGCTCCACCGCGAGCTGGCTGTGGTTCCTGCTCGCGGCCGTCGGCTACCTCTCGCTGCTCCTCGCCGAGGGCGGCGACCGGCTCGCCCAGTGGGGCCGGGTCTTCGGCGGTGGAGCGCACCGGCCGGGGCGGCCGCCGGGCGCACCGCCACAGCGGGCGTCGGCACCGGCCCGCACCGGCCGGCGCATCGGCGTGGTGGCGCTCGGCACCGCCCTCGTCGTTCCGCTCGCCCTGCCCACCCTCGGCGGCGGCCTGCTGGCCGGCATCGGCGGCGGCAACGGCTCCGGCCTCGGCGGCGGAGGCACCATCTCGGCGGTGAACCCCCTGGTCTCGCTCCAGGACGACCTCAATCAGAACGACGACCGCGAGGCACTGCGCTACCGCACCAACGCCGCGGACGGGCAGGGCATGTACCTGCGGATCATGTCGCTCGACCAGTTCGACGGCACGACCTGGCGGTTCTCGCAGCGCAAGGTGCAGGACGTACCGGACTCCCTGCCGACGCCGCAGGGACTCGCCCCCGCCGTGCCCGCCACGAAGATCGCGACGAGCATCACGGCCGCGCCCTGGTACCGGCAGAACTACCTGCCGATGCCGTACCCGGCCACGGGTGTGTCGGTCAAGGGCCGCTGGCGCTACGAACCCGAGGGCCGCACGCTCGTCGGCGACCGGGGCCAGTCCACACGCGACGCGCGCTACACCGTCGAGAGCCTGGAGGTGAACCCCACCCGGCAGCAGCTCGCGACGGCGGGGGCGCCCCCCGCGTCGCTCCGGCGCGAGTACACCGAGGTTCCCGCGAGCCTGCCGGCCGTGGTGAAGAAGACCGCCCAGCGCATCACCGCGGGCTCCCGGAACAACTACGAGAAGGCCGTCGCGCTCCAGGACTGGTTCGCCGCCGACGGGGGCTTCACGTACGACACCCACGTCAACTCGGGCACCGGCCCGGACGCGATCACCCGGTTCCTGAAGGACAAGCGCGGCTTCTGCATCCACTTCTCCTTCACGATGGCGGCCATGGCCCGCACGCTGGGCATCCCCGCCCGGGTGGCGGTCGGCTTCGCGCCGGGGACCCCGGAGGGCGACGGCACCGTGGACGTGGGGCTGCGGGACGCGCACGCCTGGCCCGAGCTGTACTTCCAGGGCGTCGGCTGGACCCGTTTCGAGCCGACGCCGAGCCGGGGCAGCCTCCCCGCCTACACGCTGCCCGCGTCGCCGTCGGACCCGGACTCCGGGACCTCCACGCAGCCCGCAGCGCCCGAGTCGGCGGCGCCGTCCACGGCCCCGTCCGCGTCCAGCAGCTGCGCCGCGCAGGACCAGCGCCTCGGTGAGTGCGACCAGGCGGCGGCCCAGGCCCCGGTGCCGCCCTCCGGCCCCGGCGCGCACGGCGGCACCTGGGGGCTGATCGGCGCCGGGATCGCACTGGTGGTGCTGATCCCGCTGCTTCCGCTGCTGTACCGGACAAGAGCCCGCTCCCGCAGGCTCACCGCGGGCGCCCACCTCGGCGCCGACCCTGCCGCGCCGGTCCTCGCCGCCTGGCGCGAGCTGACCGACACGGCGTGGGACCACGGCATCGTGCCCGACGACGCGCGGACGCCGAGACGGGCCGCCGAGCGGATCGTCCGGCTGGGCTCGCTGGACCCCGCGGCGGCCCGATCCGCACACCGGCTGGCCGACGCGGTGGAGCAGGTCCTCTACGCACCGGACCCGGCGCCGCGCACCGGCCTGGCGCAGGACGTGCACCGGGTCAGGGCCGCACTGCGCGCCTCCGCGGGCCGGGCCACCAGGCTGCGCGCGCTGCTGATGCCGCGCTCGTCCGTCCGGGTGGTCTGGGCGCTGTCGGAGCGCCGGGAGGCGCTGGCGTCCCGCTGGGCCCCGCAGCGGCTGCTGCCATCCGCCTGGCGCCGGCCTTAA